The genome window ACTTGTGCCCCTGGCCTCATCAGCTTAGGCTGAAGGCggccctggtcctggccagaggggctttgtgaagcagaaatagatggcctggtgcaggggccgagcctggccaggacctcggccctgggagttgtaaagaaggccGGACTCTACCGTGAGCCTCTGCACCAAGGTGTGCCCATGTGACTGTGTGCTCGGCGTCTGCCCTGGCACGGGTGCATGGCCTGTCTGCGCTCAGTCTCCCCGCCTATGGGGCCCAGACTCATAGAGGTGTGAAAGAGGCAAGCACAGCGCAGGGGCCTCCGAGCCCAGCCAGCCTGGCTTTGATGCTGGGAGACTAacgtcttccattttgtcttctgcccaggccagtTGCGGGCCGTTCACCAGCTGTGCTACTTCTATAGCAGCGTCATGCCCAGCGAGGCCCAGTGTGTCATCTACCAtgagctccagctctccctggcccGCAAGGTGGCCGGCAAGGTGCTggaggggcagctcctggagaccaTCAGTCAACTCTACCTGTCCCTGGGCAACAAGTGGTaagggctggctttgcagtggtggaggtgggagcgGGCAGGGCCGGTAGGGGTGCACAGGGAAGCTGGCCCAGgaccccagcagcccctctccttttgatcattcggttccttggcatcagatgttttgagctggtgggcctggggtcgtcccagggctgctgctggcccgtgagtcccagcttgagcgtcccttgttgggtcaaaggtcatctcaaccccagcagaggcagtacgtgcactctgggctgttcttcctactatgGTGGCTTTTGtcctctgacctctgcctgcccgaatcttcactcctggccttcatctgtcccGTTAAATGTGACCACACCAGCCACCTGTGGCTTCGctcccacagaagacagagccagttgtgtcacctgcttccctgggacagggtttcaaggtctcacgtcccatatgtggcctactcggcttcccccaagcatcctgacctggtggggtaaccatggccctggccaccccacccacagggcccagtgacattgctgcagtcacaccccCTCGAGTGTCAGACTTACTGAGAGAGCAAGGAAGgagccagattccatggggaccCGGGAGACTGCCTCCAGTCTTGGtctcaggttcacagaaggaaaatgggccagtgtgctagagccatgcttctcaaagtgtagtccctggaccagtagaacagcatccatgtcacctaggagcttgtggcaagtgggagttctatggcctgccccaggcctgtggagccggaagctctgtgggcagggccagcaagctataAGGACTGGCCTCCAGGTGACTGTGATGcctgcacaccttgagaaccatcGGCCCAGATAGCCCCTGAACACTAACGGTTCCTGGTGcgtctggagaagacacaggccatgtctgggaggcaggggagatggactagcacactcctcctgccacagggtagcatgatgctcgattccctctgaaggatgtccttcatcttttccatgccgtgtgtgttcaccctggccctcccagcagcctgggaaaagcagaacactgcacacacaagagggccgttcccagtcctcacattccagattcatctgtcaccagacccacgggaggaggcagactggttccaggaggatgagagcccttgttctgatacctgtgtctgattccagggccTGCAGATCCACTCTGGACTACACCAAGGGAAGTCTGGGGATTTTCATTGACcttcagaaggaagagaaggaggcgcatgcctggctgcaagcagggaagatctattacatcctgcggcagagcgagctggtggacctgtacatccaggtgagtggcaagggatgcaggaggacccctgtGCTCTTCACTCTCCATCcccccatccattcatccttccatcatctatttacctgctcatccttccatccatccatccatcatccatccatccatccatccatccttccatccttacatcatccatccattcacctgttcgtcttTCCaagcatccatccatctatccatccatcatccatccctccattcatccatccatctatcatccatccatccttttatcatccatccattcacctgtccatccacccattcacctattcgtcatccattcacctgttcgtccatccatccatccttccatctatctttccatcatccatccaactgttcatccttctatccatccatccatccatccatcattcttctgttcacctcttcatccatccattcacctgttcttccatccttccatccatctttccatccatctttccattatccatccaaccatcttccatccatccatgatccgtccattcacctatccatccatccctccatccattcttccatccttccatcatccattcacctgttcattcttccatccatccattcatccatcatccatccatccatctatcatccatccatccttccatcattcatccactcgcctgctcatccttccatccatccatccatccttccttccttctagcatccatccattcacctgttcatccttccattcaccttttcatccttccattcacctgttcatccttccattcatccatccatccatccatccatctatccatccatccatcattcattcatccattcttttatcatcccttcattcagccaccatccatccacctgttcgtccattcatccatccatccttccatcatccatcattcatccatccatccatttatccattcattgatatatccatccatccatctatcatccatctatccttctatcatccatccactcacctcctgttcatccttccatccatccatttaaccattcattcatccttccatccttccatcatccatccatctttccgtcagccatccttccatcatccatccattcatctgttcatccttccatccatccatccatcatccatccatccatccatttatccattcatccatccatcatccatccagccatcatccatccatctgtccattcatccatccatccttttatcatccatccttttatcatccatccatttatcatccatccattcatcatccatccattcacccgtctatccatccattcacctgttgatccatccatccgtccattcatccttccatcaaccatccattcacctgttcatccttccatccttccatccatcgaCCTGTTCATCttttcatccatccacctgttcatccttccatccgtccaactgttcatccttccatccatccacctgttcatccttccatccatccaccattcatccatccgtcattcatccatccatcacactcaactcctgttcatccttccatccatccatcattcatccatctatccatttatccattcatccatccatccttccatcatccatccattcatctgttcatccttccatccatccatcatccatccatccatccatccatccatccatccatcatccatccatccatcatccttctatctgtccattcatccatctgtccatctatctgtccattcatccatccatcattcttccatccttttatccatccattcacccgtgtatccatccattcacctgttcatccatccatcggtccattcatccttccatcatccatccattcacctgtgtatccttccatccatccatcatccatccacatatccatttatccattcatccatccatccatcatccaaccatgcttccattatccatccatgcttccatcatccatccatccacctgttcgtccttccatccatccatcatccatccacccattcattcatccatccatccatcatacatccatccacccactaaTCTACCCGtaatccatccctccatttaTCTATCTGTCCATTGGTTTATCCATACATTCGTCTATCCACCATCTAGCCATCAATATGCacatacatcatctaccctccacccatccatgcattatctacccacccatacatacatgcagacatacacacatcattccacccacccacccatccatccatccatccatccatccatccacccacccgtccgtccatccatccattcatctgtccgtccgtccgtccatccatccatccatccatccatccatccatccatccatccatccatccatcccagcattaatctatccacacacccatccatccatccatccatccatgtgtctacatctcctcatccattcatccatccatccactcattcctaagccactgctgagcacctgttgtgtgccttttccctccctccaactggttcctgcacatcctcccccagtggccagcatcttctccctgagggcagaggcgcggcccctcacagtgcccagcacctgctggtatacagcacatgctcaaataatgtgaccactcagttaacacacagaagaacttgctccaagcgacacgtggcacatctccttacaaaatgaatctatcatagtggctgttttcagaggctttcccaaacacagtgtgatctggaacaaattgtgaagcccacGAGCCTGGTGAAGCTTTCGTGATTGAGCACCTGCTATATACCTCCATGAGATGAGGAGAGGgatcaagagctcatggccaagatgggaccaggcccacccacaaacactattgatgtggcagggatgtggcaacacagaaaggagccaggggatGGGCTCCCAGCAgtctgggggccacggagactggtttgagtgcaggggaagtgggctagggctagccctggtggtaggattcacaggtgtcgggctcctgggctgcagctgctcagtcacctcctggcactcaggtgcatcagttcattgtcctcatgccagtggtgggggcatCCCTAATGCACAGAGCCTGAAAAACGCTCAGGTGTACCtgtagtgtgtgagaggaaggaggctggcaaAGGTGGGCGTGGCCACCTCGccaggtgtgggtcttgagggaacttctgtctcctttcaggtggcacagaatgtggtcctgtacacaggcgaccccagcctgaggctggagctgtttgaggcagctggagacatcttcttcaatggggcctgggagcgggagaaagccgtgtccttctaccgggtgagctggcctgtgggctgatgtgggtgggcctcaggggagcacctggagggctgaggcacaggtgtggcagggcagaggcctcccacctggaggcagggccacccatgcacCTGCTCAGTTTCCAAGTGGTCTCACCGGGAATGATATTGACCATGCCCCTGCCCGGGACAAACGTTTGGGGCCTGGATGTGACAATGGCTCTACCCTTGTACCTGATGATCTCAAGCAACCATGAGCGGGaagtcctgtccccatcttccagatgaggaaactgaggctcagagaggcacagggacgtgtcaaaggacacacagcatgtcagtgggaggcccaggtctgcttGCACCCTGAAGTGGGTcagcttctcccttcctctgagctcacggtgtggctcagccctgggcacagataaatgcggtgtttttagagcagagaggagtgctggctccccccaTCCAGACCCCCTGGTGCCCAGGTGGGAAAGGCTGGTCTGAGGCTGCTgggtgtagctggatgggcctcaggtgactcttcagcccccaacttaggtgtctgaactgtgtgttatcccagagcacagagctgtgtggaggtgcaggggtagctggggtgtgggaagctccaagcacatgtttgagctctgaggagggcgctgggcaaggtgggtgctgcgggaaacctgaccccacctgcctgtgtggtaggaccgGGTCCTGGCCCTGGCAGTGACTACGGGCAACTGCAAGGCggagctgcagctacagctgtgcaaAAAGCTGGTGGCACTCCTGGCCACACTGGAGAAGCCCCAGGACGGCTTGGAGATTGCCTACATGGCcctagcactcagcatcactctgggtaagtcccctgagcccccaccctgccaggacccacactttgccagagcccagcctccaggtctgcagggcaggagctgaaacagctgctggattttcctggtctcctgtccaggcaggcagatctgcccaACTGGCTTCCCTGTCTGGCTGTGGGGCACGGCCCGAGGTCTCTCAGGCAGTGTagagctccctgcctgactgagctctgcttcctctgcctgttcccgctgctgaccacaagggccgcccagtgtgccctctgccttccagacatgccaggcatctcgttggtccctgtATGTGCCAGGCTGAGTGACACATTCCCTTTATCTTGTGCCCTTCCCAACCTCATCAACCACATggctctctggctgataaaatcccagttccccttccagcagtctgccccttaaggccgggcatcccctggtgctgtgccagggtcatctgtccccctccagagacagggaaccctaggcaggccGCATGCCCCAGCACCTTGTGCCCCgtggcccagtacacagtaggtgtgcagctgactccccaaAGTAGGGGGCTCTGATTGTGACACACGCAGGAGGAGTCAGATGTcacgtctgtgggttgcctggagccggggtgcccgggagcacctggactgcatggcttttgggctcccctggttaaaaccagtgagcaaaggcaggtggctatgtgtaggcacagagctgggccatccaagtccgactttgccaaagcctcacagtagacaggggcaggccttattagttctgctttgcagatgggaaagtgagtctgggaacctggaagggactggccagagctgcccaggcgACCGCAGGTGCCTGCAGGCAAGCCAGGTGCTGCCCGGGGTCTTCATACCTGCTGCTGAGgggcctgtgccctccctgccccagggagccgCGTCCTTacacctgcccctttggcctgcaCCCCAGGAGACCGTCTGAACGAGCACGTGGCCTACCACTGGCTGGCCGCCCTGCACCATCAGCTGGGCCAGGGCAAGCTGGcggagcacttctacctcaaggccctgtagctctgcaactcgccactggagttcgacgaggagaccctctactacgtgaaggtgtacctggtgctcggtgacatcatcttctacgacctgaaggtgggtggggaggggcagggctcggggtgttcccggcccccttggagtgggatctctacccagacccagaggcctgggttccagccttccttaggaatggcccagtggcctccctggagctctgcacGTGGCTGGAGGAACCGGCAATGTTGGCAGATACAACCCAGCTCCCaagctggccaggccccaccctcaagaactcagtctcagccagggaggctgacacatgagtgggcaatggtggcctctgggtaaagaagggggattgtagtcagggggaccctcctggaggaagtgacacCAAAACTgagtcttgacagtcaagtgtcaagttgcatttaacaaagaaaacagggtcggGAGAAGGACATTTCGGAAGATGGCATCATCCTCACATTGAATCCACgttgcaagatccaacccaaatcgtggcgcctcctctaggaagcctgcccagggtgccagcctgcactgagcaactccttcctggagtcccgagataccttgaatcttcacatcacccaggaagggtggggtgggaccagtgtcttaccatcgggttcacagacagggaaaccccagctcagggcaggtACAGTGGGGCAGGGCCTCAaccagccaggctgaggccttgctGGGTCGAGTCTGTCTGGAGCggaggtgctgtgctccctctgcccccagccctgcccgggtggagagctgggagtgtcagactcagacctggggtgtctccacccctctgcccagcaggcaccGCCCCTCCTCAGCATCACACCGGCACCGCATCAGTGCTCCTtatgggctgaggggccagggcactccagtccaggggccgagatcttggggtccttagaacaacatgaggagctggggcagccctaCGACCTCGCCCCGTATCGTATCccccaccgcaggcctggggctgcccgggaggcccccgcccagtgctggcgacacctggtggtcagaagtggtccctgtggcctcccaagtcccagccagacagggaggtgccaagtgtCAGACTCAGGGACGCTGCTCACCACTCAGGGGCTCGCCTGGGACCCAGGGGGcgggcctcccagaagaggcctttatctctcttggtcaagcctgccgcccactccgcctgcccaggaggaaggaaagggccaagtagtacctgagaggccaaagtccacagttggggttgaggggcagaggcctccttcacctccttcccatgcacagccctctgggcgtcatcgtgactatgctgtcagcgcaggccagcttcccacagggaggccccttggaattccccaagggcggctgtctttccaaggctacaccctcctccttgtagaggaggctctggacccagggcccagaggagtaggagaaaacgccgggctgcatggggcctggaaggctggcagagaggcaggggtaaatgggcatctttgccgattgcctctaaaatggggtcccCTTTAGTGTACACGTGAGAGGGAGCCCTGGAATAGGGAGGATTAGGtgtgtcctggctcagcctgccactcactagctgttgcactcactacaggcacatggaaatgcacacgcaaatgcacacgggcacaggcacatgcacacacagcacgcgcacacacaggtgcacacacgcacacacagacatgcacacaggcacacacagggacacgcacacacaggcacacaaacacgcacaggcacacgcacaggcacacgcagagacatatgcattggctggctccttcctgtttagttgggatgcccccaccccttcaggaaacctttgccttccacccccggctgagtctggggcctcctgggccccccacaggctcctgggcttccctctgccatagcctgggccaccctgtgtggtcagtgtttACTCCCAGGTCTCTCAGACTGGGAGCAAGTTCGTTAGGCTCAGCCACtcacccagcacagagtccagtgttTGCCTGGGCCGGGGGCGTTGGATGagcagtggcggtgactcggggccttGTCACGCCCCTGCTCCAtgtgtggggcggggcagtgagggaatggactgctgcatcttggactttgtccttgaccctgggagccatcttgagatggtaaagagggacaggccaggcatgggtcttAGAGAGGTTCCTTGGGTGGCCCCATGTGGAGGAGGcgcctggggagaagccgggtggagggtgggagggtgaaggaggaggtctgggaggcggcatcccaacccagggatggtgagtttgggccaaagatgcattgaaaatgggactggatgtctggggagtcacactccgtcaatatttcagggaacattgccagagaggacacctgtgagatggttttgtacctggcctgtcccgtggagggcctggaaatggtcagcatggacaggggccagaggggagcctgggtcactcaacgctgtgcccctgctgtggctcggagccacgggtcctgcatggaactctcagagcaggcaggatctgccctgacctcagcccatggggaaagcagccactgcctgcggagagggtggcactggggcaggaggcttggggtgagtggggcgtaggggcagtcaggaaggcttccaggggtgtAAGGGTCGTCCCCActtcctgcagctgagaccacagcagtgtaACAGGTTTCGGGGCtcatggggtgagccagcattggctggacacgtggaatgacctggagacaggaacggcctctgggaagacgggctccgagtcccccttttgctgagcatgacctgtccccttcaggacccgtttgagtactaccagctggcactggcagccgccgtggacctgggcaacaagaaggcacagctgaagatctacacgcggccCGCCACCATGTCCCAGAACTTCCTCCTGGACCGTGAGAAGTCGCtcctcttctaccagaaggccaggaccttcgCCACAGAGCTCAACGTCCGGAGGGTCaacctgcctcctctgccactctgcgggtgggccccctggttggccCCCAGCCACTCTGGCTGAGGACAGCATCCAAGGGAGTGGGTTTTGTGCAAGAAGGatggtctcctccctctcctggtgtctcccgtggctcattttctgggaaatggggCATGAAAGGagggttcaaatagcaataaatttttctttgcaataacctaccgaagtccccagggcatccttccctgtgtgcttcctgggctgtgtctaggggccagccccttccctggtggcagccctctgATCTTGGGGAAGAGAAGGACCGTGAGTTcaacagacctgggccaggtcaccatgagcctcggtttcctcggtggccagaggggagatggtggtggaactCTCTGGGCAGCTCCCTGCTTTCCCTGCTCAGAGCTTTTGCCGTAGGTCTCGTGTCGCCCTTGactttaaccttcaggccactgtgcccggatgtggggtctgctagtgtccctgttcgccattgaagaaatagaggcacagagaggttaggtgtctggcccaccgtcacacagcagcaggtaggggcggagacgcagagcccagtacactgaccaccacaccaccctgccagcctgcagccaggaaggtgtcccccattaggacccaaggtcagctcctggacCTCTCTTGTGGTGTCGGGAGAGCCACAAGCCAGTGACGGTGGCCCCGgggatccctcactcagtgtcctctgctcccagacttggttgggctgagcctggccagtcccacctctggccactggtcagccctgTGGGAAGTGAGATGCAGGGATCTCTGCCTGTGTAGATGCTGCTGcccagtattgaaagccttatctgggctgcccCCAAGCCATCCCCACATACCCCTCCCCTTCCGGTCCCCGGCCCTCATCTCAGTCCCTGGAATCCCAGGTTTTCCTTGTTGGAATCTCTTGGCCTTAGGGAACACAGCTCACACggtctctttgccagtttacAGCAAGAAAACCGAGgttcagagactgtgggtgtcgcacgtgattctcacatacactgcactctcccaggcccctctcttaaacactttaaatgaggtgacaTTCACATCGCATGCAATGAACTATTTCAACGTGAATAATGTGGTGGCATTTGtgcattcacagtcctgtgcaaccactcacgccatctactttcaaaatgttttcatctccccagaagaaacctgccatcctcactaagctgttacccctccttggtatcccccaagcccctcgtttaatggaaggggaaactgaggcccggagagagaCTTGCCAGTGGGCGGAGCTCTGATCATAAGGAATCAGGCAGCCATCTGCTgcttcagtcctgggttggtttgccacccagcagaggtgacagagccaggaggttctcggaccccatgcttgcagccagagccctgccccgagcctccccaccagggggcagcagagagctttccagaaccgGCCGCGGGACTGGCGGGAAGCAGCgggtcagagctgctgacaaacctcacgtggaccccagatcgctgtctctgtgggtcgggcttgggaattggagaggaggccgcATGATTGGAAACGTGAAGACGGCATGGCCTGGCTGGAGGAGTGGGAAGCGCCGTCACGTTGACTGGggacacagacctcctgcccgctgggccgggcctgcagccattcttctcggggTAGGGTCCGCAGGTCCGGCTTGCTCTCGGCCCCCGACCTGCCTCAGAGTCCGGGGGGCTTTGGAACTGTGCCttcccatctccacccaccctggctggtgccatgaggggcctggatcctgggatcctgttcctcttgggcagcagagactgggggaccagaggagatgatgggtcttcaagccccacattccaaccccagcccaccactgacagtctgggggtttgagatgagggagttgatgtctctgagccccagttttgtcaccactaaaatgaggccgacatactggggcagagtgccagcccCAGGGCTAACAGGCCTGTTTCCTACTATTCCCTCTTACTCCTAGGAATAGCTCCAACAACCGCACACTAGGGAACGCTCAACCCaggccaacttgtcagaggcacgtgaaccagagcgactccatcttgaatgggggctggttaaagggaggctgagacctgctgggccacattcccaggaggctaggcattcttcgtcacaggatgagataggaggtccccacaagatacaggtcataaagaccttgctgataaagcaggttgcagtaaagaagttggccaaagccgcaaacccaagatggccacgagagtgacctctgattgccCTCACAGCTCATcatgtgctaattataatgcgTTAACTGCTACAaggcactcccaccagcgccacgacagtttacagatgccatggcaacatctggaggttaccctacatggtctcggaagggagggcagaaactctcagttctgggaattgcccacccctttcctggaacactcatgaatagtccaacccttgtttagcgtatgatcaagaaataaccatgaaaatgggcaaccagcagcctttggggccactctgcctatggagcagccattcttttttttccttttttttttttttttgagatggagtcttgctctgttggccaaactagaatgcagtggcatgatcttggctcactacaacctccacctcgtgggttcaagcgattcttctgcctcagccttcctagtagctgggattacaggcacctgccaccacaccgttaatgttttgtattttagtggagacagggttttgccatgttggaccaggctggtctcgaacttctcacctcaggtgatccacctgcctcggcatgccaaagttctaggattacaggagtgagccgctgcgcccggccagagtagccattcttttattcgttttctttcctaataaagttGCTTTCACTTTAAGGACTcaccccgaattctttcttccgtgagatccaagaaacctctcttgcggtctggattgggacccctttccagtaacaaactttcttaacctctcagacccgttgtctcttcatctgtaac of Macaca fascicularis isolate 582-1 chromosome 8, T2T-MFA8v1.1 contains these proteins:
- the LOC135964491 gene encoding SH3 domain and tetratricopeptide repeat-containing protein 1-like, with protein sequence MPSEAQCVIYHELQLSLARKVAGKVLEGQLLETISQLYLSLGNKWACRSTLDYTKGSLGIFIDLQKEEKEAHAWLQAGKIYYILRQSELVDLYIQVAQNVVLYTGDPSLRLELFEAAGDIFFNGAWEREKAVSFYRDRVLALAVTTGNCKAELQLQLCKKLVALLATLEKPQDGLEIAYMALALSITLGDRLNEHVAYHRWPPCTISWARASWRSTSTSRPCSSATRHWSSTRRPSTT